The following proteins are co-located in the Cutaneotrichosporon cavernicola HIS019 DNA, chromosome: 3 genome:
- the RRP9 gene encoding uncharacterized protein (WD domain, G-beta repeat): MADPFFQSTKKRKRPSNNARGSGPSRVPHASQEQVKAARDEELSSGDEGGLEAIDDIDFQKDRMPHTLDDADFVDANETAAEKRVRLARGYLDKVRAEVAAQRETGDYDAEEIDRELIAGRLRQEVDEAEGRIHRFYSAAESSGSRFQSTQHPPTGIAMTAAGPIYTSMKNGSVLRFDRETLAHSTLRAEGGGHKGAVLCIAASEDGKWVVTGGQDKIVGVWDMSSDEPRWAAGMRGHKDAVSSVVIPPLSNASAHVLSASLGRHLTLHSLSTLSALDTFFGHQDSITSVSALKPTTCVTAGSRDRTCRWWKVEEEVQLVLRSGGKTKADGREFFEGSVDVVCALDDSHFVSGGDSGTLALWSTGKKKPQFSHHLAHGLDTEGRNLFPSTVEPSPRWITALAAIRGTNLVVSGSWDGRIRFWAIDRNLRTFKPAGEIAVDGFINDIQILALPEGVVLVAAVGKEPRLGRWLTLDRAKNGVFVAKIDLTMAEEDEE, from the exons ATGGCCGACCCCTTCTTCCAGTCGACaaagaagcgcaagcgcccATCCAACAACGCGCGAGGAAGCGGCCCCTCACGCGTTCCTCACGCTTCCCAGGAGCAGGTTAAGGCCGCGcgggacgaggagctctCTTCGGGCGATGAGGGTGGTCTCGAGGCGATCGACGACATCGACTTCCAGAAGGACCGGATGCCGCACActctcgacgacgccgacttTGTCGATGCCAACGAGACTGCAGCAGAGAAGCGTgtccgcctcgctcgcggcTATCTCGACAAGGTTCGGGCAGaggtggcggcgcagcgcgagACGGGCGACTATGATGCTGAGGAGATTGACCGCGAACTGATTGCCGGCCGTTTAAGGCAAGAGGTG gacgaggcggaggggcgCATCCACCGGTTCTACTCTGCCGCCGAGTCCAGCGGGAGTCGCTTCCAGAGCACGCAGCACCCCCCGACTGGGATCGCGATGACGGCCGCGGGACCAATTTACACGTCAATGAAGAACGGGTCTGTTCTCCGGTTCGATCGGGAGACACTGGCACACAGCacgctgcgcgccgagggcggcggaCACAAAGGCGCGGTGCTGTGTATCGCGGCAAGTGAGGACGGCAAGTGGGTCGTGACGGGCGGACAGGACAAGATTGTGGGCGTGTGGGACATGTCTAGTGACGAGCCGCGGTGGGCCGCTGGCATGCGGGGACACAAGGACGCCGTGAGC TCCGTGGTGATTCCGCCACTTTCCAACGCTTCGGCGCACGTCCTCTCGGCATCGCTGGGCCGCCACCTCACCCTTCACTCCCTCTCAACCTTGAGCGCACTGGATACCTTCTTTGGACACCAGGACTCGATCACGAGCGTCTCGGCACTCAAGCCTACCACGTGTGTCACGGCCGGCAGCCGCGACCGCACCTGCCGCTGGTGGaaagtcgaggaggaggtgcagctcgtccttcgcagcggcggcaagACCAAGGCAGACGGGCGCGAGTTCTTTGAGGGATCTGTTGACGTCGTTTGCGCACTTGACGACTCTCATTTCGTCAGCGGTGGCGACTCGGGCACTCTTGCGCTCTGGAGTAcgggcaagaagaagccgCAGTTCTCGCACCACCTCGCGCACGGCTTGGATACCGAGGGACGCAACCTCTTCCCGTCCACGGTCGAGCCTAGCCCGCGCTGGATCACGGCGCTTGCTGCCATCCGCGGGACAAACCTCGTCGTGAGTGGGTCGTGGGACGGCCGGATACGCTTCTGGGCTATCGACCGCAACCTGAGGACTTTCAAGCCTGCGGGAGAAATTGCCGTTGACGGCTTCATCAACGACATCCAGATCCTCGCGCTCCCGGAGGGTGTGGTACTCGTCGCGGCAGTTGGCAAGGAGCCACGCCTGGGACGATGGTTGACACTCGACCGGGCCAAGAACGGCGTGTTTGTGGCCAAGATCGACCTCAcgatggccgaggaggacgaagagTAA